The proteins below are encoded in one region of Anguilla anguilla isolate fAngAng1 chromosome 3, fAngAng1.pri, whole genome shotgun sequence:
- the LOC118223243 gene encoding uncharacterized protein LOC118223243 — translation MASGRLPSSDSAQVAELVALTHACELGSGKRLTIYTDSRYAFGVVHDFMVNWSSRGFLTSSGTPIKNGGVVQNLITASKLPNKLAVVKVKAHTKGQDAISLGNHWADEAAKAAALNDFLPTYKIAAIDMSGPTNIDIAKLQDACTRAEKWTWIENACTLNDDNIWHTQDGKVVAPQSILSLLCEVYHGIAHNGERTMRHNMSLHWWSPKMTKTLKDKQKEGGQESQTYEPGQWVMIRAPHPRSFQPRWQGPHQVLLTSETALRVTGIPVWIHQSRTKPCPSPEDLKKPEELPATDDCSLHESGANVPIFSHTQPN, via the exons ATGGCATCAGGCCGCCTTCCAAGTTCAGATTCAGCACAGGTGGCTGAACTTGTTGCCCTCACTCATGCCTGTGAGTTGGGTTCTGGGAAACGACTTACTATATACACTGATTCCAGGTATGCATTTGGTGTTGTCCATGACTTTATGGTTAACTGGTCATCTCGGGGTTTCCTGACTTCATCAGGTACCCCGATAAAAAATGGGGGGGTTGTTCAGAATCTCATAACTGCCTCTAAACTACCAAACAAACTAGCAGTTGTAAAAGTGAAAGCGCACACTAAAGGACAAGATGCAATCAGCTTGGGTAACCACTGGGCAGATGAAGCTGCCAAAGCAGCAGCTTTAAATGACTTCCTGCCTACTTACAAAATTGCAGCTATTGACATGTCGGGTCCAACTAACATTGACATAGCTAAACTACAGGATGCCTGTACAAGAGCTGAAAAATGGACGTGgattgaaaatgcatgcactCTTAATGATGACAACATTTGGCACACACAGGACGGGAAAGTTGTTGCCCCTCAGAGCATCCTTTCATTGCTTTGTGAAGTATACCATGGCATTGCACACAATGGAGAAAGAACAATGCGGCACAACATGTCACTTCATTGGTGGTCTCCCAAAATGACCAAG ACTCTGAAAGATAAACAAAAGGAGGGGGGGCAAGAATCGCAGACATATGAACCTGGACAATGGGTTATGATAAGAGCCCCTCATCCTAGATCTTTCCAACCACGATGGCAAGGACCACACCAGGTCTTACTAACCTCTGAGACTGCTCTTCGAGTTACAGGCATCCCGGTCTGGATCCACCAATCCCGGACCAAACCATGCCCATCACCCGAAGACCTCAAAAAGCCTGAAGAACTCCCTGCCACGGACGACTGCAGCCTTCACGAATCAGGTGCAAACGTTCCAATTTTTTCACATACTCAACCAAATTGA